A window of Thermoanaerobaculia bacterium contains these coding sequences:
- a CDS encoding PEP-CTERM sorting domain-containing protein — protein MKDSLDLERLLVPLAIAATFSVAASFSLPAVAFAASFRGLGVLPGGEYPYSKALDISADGSVVVGESLSANGLEAFRWSASTGMVGLGNLGGVESFSSALGVSADGLVVVGGSSSPQSGSRSEAFRWTAATGMVGLGALPGGEEYSSAASGVSGDGSVATGSSTSDLSPTWGEAFRWTEVTGLVGLGVLPGSEIPTTVPERISADGTVVVGWAFTENGREAFRWSEADGLVGLGDLPAGNFDSWARGVSAEGSVIVGSALNPGPTSFLWAAATGLVDLGRPPGGNSSSAWGVSADGLVVVGDAGVAGERVPAIWDESHGMRNLVDVLVDLGLASDMAGWDLELAKAVSADGLTVVGWGYNASGGQEAWIANLGQPSLVEIPTVSRAALIVFGALLATVALVTLRLR, from the coding sequence ATGAAAGACAGCCTCGACCTCGAGCGCCTCCTGGTTCCACTGGCAATCGCCGCCACTTTCAGCGTGGCGGCGTCGTTTTCGCTCCCCGCTGTCGCCTTCGCCGCTTCTTTCCGAGGTCTGGGGGTATTGCCAGGAGGGGAATACCCTTACAGCAAGGCCTTGGATATTTCGGCGGACGGCTCCGTCGTCGTCGGAGAGAGTCTGTCAGCCAATGGCCTCGAGGCCTTCCGCTGGAGCGCCTCGACGGGAATGGTGGGCTTGGGCAATCTCGGCGGCGTGGAATCCTTCAGTAGCGCTCTTGGCGTTTCGGCGGACGGCCTGGTGGTGGTCGGCGGAAGCTCATCGCCGCAGTCGGGCTCTCGGAGCGAGGCCTTTCGTTGGACAGCAGCCACCGGGATGGTTGGCCTTGGCGCTCTGCCGGGTGGAGAGGAATACTCGAGTGCTGCCTCCGGGGTCTCGGGCGACGGGTCGGTCGCGACGGGAAGCAGCACTTCCGACCTGTCCCCGACCTGGGGCGAAGCCTTCCGCTGGACCGAGGTGACGGGGCTCGTGGGGCTGGGCGTGCTACCTGGAAGCGAGATTCCAACCACCGTTCCGGAACGGATTTCGGCCGATGGGACGGTCGTAGTCGGCTGGGCCTTTACCGAGAACGGTCGCGAGGCGTTCCGGTGGTCGGAGGCTGATGGGCTGGTCGGCCTGGGCGACCTGCCGGCTGGCAATTTCGACAGTTGGGCAAGGGGAGTCTCGGCGGAGGGGTCGGTGATCGTGGGCTCCGCACTCAACCCGGGTCCGACGTCTTTTCTCTGGGCGGCAGCGACGGGCTTGGTGGACCTGGGAAGGCCGCCTGGGGGGAATAGCAGCTCGGCTTGGGGTGTGTCCGCCGACGGCTTGGTAGTCGTGGGTGATGCGGGTGTGGCTGGCGAACGTGTTCCGGCCATCTGGGACGAGAGCCACGGTATGCGAAACCTCGTAGATGTTCTCGTCGATCTTGGTCTGGCCTCGGACATGGCGGGCTGGGACCTGGAACTGGCGAAAGCGGTCTCGGCCGACGGACTGACGGTCGTCGGCTGGGGGTACAACGCCTCCGGAGGGCAGGAGGCCTGGATCGCGAACCTCGGGCAGCCGAGCCTGGTCGAGATCCCGACCGTGTCGAGAGCGGCGCTCATTGTCTTCGGTGCGCTTCTAGCGACTGTCGCGCTCGTTACACTCCGCTTGCGCTGA
- a CDS encoding sigma-54-dependent Fis family transcriptional regulator translates to MRARDLDLRELLTFEPDGGPLHFAGERALLLDAVALGLLRKLLIDTLGAAAAHAVLTRFGFAHGWRTAETLRTAFPWDDEDEWRHAGGRLHTLQGLVVAVAPEGDPAPGPKPLGDSIWLDSYEAEQHLVHVGQADHPVCWTLTGFASGYLSRVWGREVFALETRCRGKGDAVCRVLARPREEWGDEIAAELPYYAEDCLTETAGRLTSELRKVERKLRTRRQELGARTAKQVEPDGMVIASEAMRRVVDLARRVGQVDSTVIVTGESGVGKERVARLIHDSSTRTAGPFVAINCGAVPESLLESELFGHARGAFTGAAQDRPGLFEAAQGGTLFLDEIGEVPPAMQVKLLRALQEHEVRRVGENKNRKVDARVVAATNRDLAAEVHAARFRQDLYYRLRVIEIRVPPLRERRDDILPLARTFLVDAGTRLGRKVSGFTPAAAQQLVRYDWPGNVRELENAVERAVVLARSHRIDVDDLPEEVGLALPGVPAAGSVRTLQEMEREFVAAVLRANDGNRTRTAQQLGIGAATLYRKIKEYGLPAARE, encoded by the coding sequence ATGCGCGCGCGTGATCTCGACCTCAGAGAACTGCTCACTTTCGAACCGGACGGCGGCCCTCTTCACTTCGCCGGCGAGCGCGCCCTGTTGCTCGACGCCGTCGCGCTCGGCCTGCTGCGCAAGCTCCTCATCGACACTCTGGGCGCTGCCGCCGCGCACGCGGTGCTCACCCGTTTCGGTTTCGCCCACGGGTGGCGGACGGCCGAAACGCTGCGGACCGCCTTCCCCTGGGACGACGAGGACGAGTGGCGGCATGCCGGGGGCCGGCTCCATACCCTGCAGGGTCTGGTCGTGGCGGTGGCGCCAGAGGGCGACCCCGCGCCAGGACCGAAGCCACTCGGCGACTCGATCTGGCTCGACTCCTACGAGGCCGAGCAGCACCTCGTTCACGTCGGCCAAGCCGATCACCCGGTCTGCTGGACGCTCACGGGCTTTGCCAGCGGCTACCTATCCCGCGTCTGGGGTCGCGAGGTTTTCGCGCTCGAGACCCGCTGCCGCGGCAAGGGGGACGCCGTCTGCCGGGTCCTCGCCCGGCCGCGCGAAGAGTGGGGCGACGAGATCGCCGCCGAGCTCCCCTACTACGCGGAGGACTGCCTCACGGAGACGGCCGGGCGGCTCACGAGCGAGCTACGCAAGGTCGAACGCAAGCTCCGCACCCGCCGCCAGGAGCTCGGCGCTCGTACGGCGAAACAGGTCGAACCGGACGGAATGGTGATCGCGAGCGAAGCGATGCGTCGAGTCGTCGACCTCGCCCGCCGCGTCGGCCAGGTCGATTCGACGGTCATCGTCACGGGCGAGAGCGGCGTCGGCAAGGAGCGGGTGGCGCGCCTGATCCACGACTCCTCGACCCGTACCGCCGGACCGTTCGTCGCCATCAACTGCGGCGCCGTACCGGAGAGCCTGCTCGAGAGCGAGCTGTTCGGCCACGCGCGCGGCGCCTTCACCGGTGCCGCCCAGGATCGGCCGGGGCTGTTCGAAGCGGCGCAGGGCGGGACGCTCTTCCTCGACGAGATCGGCGAGGTGCCGCCGGCGATGCAGGTGAAACTCCTGCGCGCGCTCCAGGAGCACGAGGTGCGGCGGGTCGGCGAGAACAAGAACCGCAAGGTCGACGCGCGGGTCGTCGCGGCGACGAATCGCGATCTCGCCGCCGAGGTGCACGCCGCCCGCTTCCGGCAGGACCTCTACTACCGGCTGCGGGTGATCGAGATCCGCGTGCCGCCGCTGCGCGAGCGCCGCGACGACATTCTGCCGCTCGCCCGCACCTTCCTCGTCGACGCCGGCACGCGCCTCGGCCGCAAGGTGAGCGGGTTCACTCCCGCGGCGGCGCAGCAGCTGGTGCGCTACGACTGGCCCGGCAACGTCCGCGAGCTCGAGAATGCCGTCGAGCGGGCGGTCGTCCTCGCGCGCAGCCACCGGATCGACGTCGACGACCTGCCGGAGGAGGTCGGCCTGGCGCTCCCGGGGGTGCCCGCCGCGGGCAGCGTGCGGACCCTGCAGGAGATGGAGCGCGAATTCGTCGCGGCGGTTCTGCGGGCCAATGACGGCAACCGCACCCGCACCGCGCAGCAGCTCGGCATCGGCGCGGCCACGCTCTATCGCAAGATCAAAGAGTACGGGCTGCCGGCCGCGCGCGAGTGA
- a CDS encoding pirin, with the protein MSWKTAWKSATPHLSLVLPGAPASQFHSPDVEIGSRKSRRSGSLIRQALYLDQEDAYAAGEVGFLARALVQATLPHSDPKANEFVRRNGHFTLSILAPKEVGLPYGRYPRLVLAYLTTEAVRRKSPDIELGSHFSHFCASLGIPPTTGPRGSLPQLRDQLQRLFASTFQCIFDDESQGRHAGDGFLIAEKRELWWDPRPRKAAAAWGSHVVLSDRFFREATEAPVPLDLRVLRALRSPFEIDIYVWLTWRFFRLRKPVTIPWASLALQFGCGYANLRHFKKRFLGYLQSVIDYYPEVRLESMATGLVLKPSPSHVDSRPARR; encoded by the coding sequence ATGTCTTGGAAGACCGCTTGGAAGTCCGCGACCCCGCATCTCTCGTTGGTCCTCCCTGGCGCCCCGGCGTCACAGTTTCATTCTCCAGATGTTGAGATCGGGTCCCGCAAGTCCAGGCGCTCGGGCAGCCTGATCCGGCAGGCGCTCTACCTCGACCAGGAGGACGCCTACGCTGCCGGTGAGGTCGGTTTCCTGGCCCGGGCCCTGGTGCAGGCGACCCTTCCGCACAGCGACCCGAAGGCCAACGAGTTCGTCCGGCGGAACGGACACTTCACCCTGTCCATCCTCGCGCCCAAGGAAGTCGGACTGCCGTACGGCCGGTATCCGCGCCTGGTCCTCGCCTACCTCACGACCGAGGCGGTGCGCCGCAAGAGTCCGGACATCGAGCTCGGTAGCCACTTCTCGCACTTCTGTGCCTCCCTCGGGATCCCGCCGACCACGGGACCGCGGGGGTCCTTGCCGCAGCTCCGCGACCAACTCCAGCGTCTCTTCGCCTCGACCTTTCAGTGCATCTTCGACGACGAGAGCCAGGGGAGACACGCTGGCGACGGCTTCTTGATCGCCGAGAAGCGAGAGCTCTGGTGGGACCCGCGGCCGAGGAAGGCCGCCGCGGCCTGGGGGTCTCACGTTGTTCTGTCGGATCGGTTCTTCCGGGAGGCGACCGAAGCGCCGGTCCCGCTTGACTTGCGGGTCCTGCGCGCTCTGCGGTCGCCGTTCGAGATCGACATCTATGTCTGGCTGACCTGGCGCTTCTTCCGCCTGAGGAAGCCGGTCACCATCCCTTGGGCCTCGCTGGCGCTCCAGTTCGGCTGCGGCTACGCCAACCTCCGGCACTTCAAGAAGCGGTTCCTCGGGTACCTACAGAGCGTCATCGACTACTACCCGGAGGTGAGGCTGGAGAGTATGGCGACAGGGCTCGTGCTGAAACCTTCGCCGAGTCACGTCGACAGCCGGCCGGCGCGGCGCTGA